In the genome of Candidatus Aminicenantes bacterium, the window TGCGCTACCTGACCCTGATCAAGGAGACGCAGCAGAACATGCGCCGCAAGAAGAAGCCCCACAGCAAGCCCAAGCCGGGCGAAGCCCCGGCCCCGGACGCCGCCGCCGAGGCCCCGGCGGACAAGAAACGCGAGGAGGCGTAAGATGGCTGAATCCAGCGGACCCCGAGATCGCCGCGACGAGCGGCCCGACCGCCAGGAGCGCGGCGGCTACAAGAAGTTCTTCCCCCCCAAGAAAAAGTTCTGCCGGTTCTGTCAGCGGAACGTCAAGTTCATCGACTACAAATCGGCTGATATCCTGAAGAAGTACATCCCCGACCGCGGCAAGATCTCCCCCCGGCGTGTCACCGGGACCTGCTCCTTCCACCAGCGCAAGCTGGCCGAGGCCATCAAGCGGGCCCGCCACCTGGCGCTGCTGCCCTACGTCGAGAGCTGAGGGAGAGCCCCATGAAGGTCATCCTGAAGCAGGACGTGGAGAACGTCGGCCACAAGGGCGACATCTTGAATGTCGCCGCCGGCTACGGCCGCAATTACCTGATCCCCCGCAAGCTGGCTCTGGAGGTCACCGCCTCCAACCTGAAGATGATCGACATCGAGAAGGCTTCGCTGAAGAAGAAAGTCGAGGTCGAGCGCTCGAGCTTCCAGGACCTGATCAAGAAGCTCAACCAAGTGACCCTGACCTTCGCCCGGAAGGCCGGCGAAAAGGACCACATTTTCGGATCGGTCAGTGCGTCCGACCTCAAGGACGCCCTGGACAAGCTGGGCTTCGACATCGACAAGAAGAAGATCGTCCTCGACGAGCCGCTCAAACGGCTGGGCAACTACGCCGTCCCGATCAAGATCTACCACGACGATCGGGCCGAGATCAAAGTCCAAGTCGTC includes:
- the rplI gene encoding 50S ribosomal protein L9, producing the protein MKVILKQDVENVGHKGDILNVAAGYGRNYLIPRKLALEVTASNLKMIDIEKASLKKKVEVERSSFQDLIKKLNQVTLTFARKAGEKDHIFGSVSASDLKDALDKLGFDIDKKKIVLDEPLKRLGNYAVPIKIYHDDRAEIKVQVVKEEEEAPAGSAVAPMSPNRPAKTVEEGESATEPAAKPEPVEKPETEV
- the rpsR gene encoding 30S ribosomal protein S18, which produces MAESSGPRDRRDERPDRQERGGYKKFFPPKKKFCRFCQRNVKFIDYKSADILKKYIPDRGKISPRRVTGTCSFHQRKLAEAIKRARHLALLPYVES